From a single Streptomyces misionensis genomic region:
- a CDS encoding effector-associated domain 2-containing protein, which yields MEGRNPARVRNELVAGVVDVLQESATLRHPASADLLVTMLSQELGTPVEPLGNGTLRPYLLRLVESCAGVPDGLPCLVRCLGYVEQQSVTVLALRRLVDEWEAVDFFDGADLHPLRPDLMELRSAATLAAMARRASRSRTQELPPWCDTGWAVFLRLAGGNSAARELPVSMAFLSLAADQLVEDGQREAAERLRRWNRAQARVWNLEDQMAEWRLGAVAEPQTTPMPAYLMIQFEPDGVDPDRYYLSHWRQSDAEGWHPIPGQTLHLHRDELPAKVDTLIEQTEERWSDLRQPVVLEFILPWELLGEPVEWWHKEADSGSPTPLVMDYTVLVRSFERLRKAAWHRPWHNKWRQYKERPADTHSYWNRPGHSHFHLERELKEDEQAVCLVLSEPPGTDSGAGRQEYLAALRAGVPAMIWHRGDCSDPAFKEAVADIVQDRGLSGLLERTGRWRKEALAMGPEGWDNHVGRHLAILFDDPERKPEPPGPAHAPVKP from the coding sequence GTGGAAGGACGGAACCCCGCGCGGGTTCGCAACGAATTGGTGGCCGGTGTCGTCGACGTGCTCCAGGAATCGGCCACCCTGCGGCACCCGGCCAGTGCCGATCTGCTGGTGACCATGCTGAGCCAGGAACTGGGCACGCCCGTCGAGCCGTTGGGGAACGGGACGCTGCGCCCCTATCTGCTGCGCCTCGTGGAGAGCTGCGCGGGGGTCCCCGACGGACTGCCCTGCCTGGTGCGCTGCCTCGGTTATGTGGAGCAGCAGTCCGTCACCGTGCTGGCGCTGCGCCGCCTGGTGGACGAGTGGGAGGCGGTCGACTTCTTCGACGGCGCCGATCTGCACCCGCTGCGCCCGGACCTGATGGAACTGCGCTCCGCGGCCACGCTGGCGGCGATGGCGCGCCGGGCCAGCCGCTCGCGCACCCAGGAGCTGCCCCCCTGGTGCGACACCGGCTGGGCGGTGTTCTTACGCCTGGCCGGCGGCAATTCGGCGGCGCGGGAGCTGCCCGTGAGCATGGCGTTCCTGTCGCTGGCCGCCGACCAGCTGGTCGAGGACGGACAGCGGGAGGCCGCCGAGCGGCTGCGCCGCTGGAACCGCGCCCAGGCCCGCGTCTGGAATCTCGAGGACCAGATGGCCGAGTGGCGGCTCGGGGCCGTCGCCGAGCCGCAGACCACGCCGATGCCGGCCTATCTGATGATCCAGTTCGAGCCGGACGGGGTGGATCCCGACCGGTACTACCTCTCCCACTGGCGGCAGTCGGACGCCGAGGGCTGGCACCCCATTCCCGGACAGACGCTGCACCTGCACCGCGACGAACTGCCGGCCAAGGTGGACACGCTCATCGAGCAGACCGAGGAACGCTGGTCGGATCTGCGGCAACCCGTCGTACTCGAATTCATCCTTCCGTGGGAATTGCTGGGAGAGCCGGTCGAGTGGTGGCACAAGGAGGCGGACTCCGGCTCGCCCACTCCGCTGGTGATGGACTACACGGTCCTCGTCCGCAGTTTCGAACGCCTGCGCAAGGCCGCGTGGCACCGCCCCTGGCACAACAAGTGGCGCCAGTACAAGGAGCGTCCGGCGGACACCCACTCGTACTGGAACCGCCCGGGCCACTCCCACTTCCATCTGGAACGGGAGCTGAAGGAGGACGAGCAGGCCGTCTGCCTGGTGCTCAGCGAGCCGCCGGGCACGGACTCCGGGGCCGGCCGGCAGGAGTACCTGGCGGCCCTGCGCGCGGGCGTGCCGGCCATGATCTGGCACCGCGGCGACTGCTCCGACCCGGCCTTCAAGGAAGCGGTGGCCGACATCGTGCAGGACCGGGGACTGTCCGGGCTGCTGGAGCGGACCGGACGTTGGCGCAAGGAGGCACTGGCCATGGGGCCGGAGGGGTGGGACAACCATGTGGGACGCCATCTGGCGATCCTGTTCGACGATCCCGAGCGCAAGCCCGAGCCGCCGGGTCCCGCCCACGCGCCGGTGAAGCCGTGA
- a CDS encoding trypco2 family protein, which translates to MIELAEMIRELSQQLDAALTQGPTGAVRFELGPVEIEADVVVGRKGGASGKVRFWVVEAGADGRLETSRTQRIRLTLHPKLVTPDGTQIKVLISGEEDEGER; encoded by the coding sequence GTGATCGAACTCGCTGAAATGATCCGGGAGTTGAGCCAGCAACTGGACGCCGCCCTGACCCAGGGACCGACCGGTGCGGTGCGGTTCGAGCTCGGACCGGTGGAGATCGAGGCGGACGTCGTGGTGGGCCGCAAGGGCGGGGCGAGCGGCAAGGTGCGCTTCTGGGTGGTCGAGGCCGGGGCCGACGGCCGGTTGGAGACCTCGCGCACCCAGCGGATCCGCCTCACCCTGCACCCGAAACTGGTCACTCCGGACGGGACACAGATAAAGGTGCTGATCTCCGGGGAGGAAGACGAGGGGGAGCGCTGA
- a CDS encoding FAD/NAD(P)-binding protein codes for MVDAHGREPLKLVVVGAGASGILTAVHVAEEAARTRAPVELTLVDPGPRDAAGVAFSTANPRHLLNVPAGGMSCLPDRPDHFVRWLVRERMPTATGRTFAPRRHYGDYLLATLAARVERARGPLAFRRRSARAVACSVHGGRARVRLSDGAWLTADAVVIATGPLAGRASWAPAELRESGRFVTDPWAPGALDGPLADGREVLLVGAGLTAVDVALALDRPGRTVHALSRHGRLPRRHALVPLPPMAPAEPLTGLPLCQLRPAVLRHIRRVTDELGDWRPAFDGLRPLVSRLWAGLDDEERAEFLRSHRHLWEIHRHRMAPETAETVTRLRTAGRLRLHTGEVTAARRDGDVLTVTVTGSRELGAGWVVDCTGQGLRVVESRDPLLSCLVSSGLALPGPLGIGLATTAEGRLRARDGAVVPLWTLGAHRRGDLWESTAVPEIREQAAALARTLLKSRSTATRAIARAERARPVPVPARPGATVWLTGLPGAGTSGIAAELAARIRAEGHRVEVLDGDEIGAGLPAGPASVREDRDARVRRVGMVAEVLARNGVIVLVPDRAPGRGARDGVRLRHDLARVPFLEVHVAAPVAAPAAREAGSPHTRRAAGAPAGAAGVTGLADDPYEPPDCPELRLESHWRTPAESADAVHALLTERGLF; via the coding sequence ATGGTCGACGCGCACGGACGTGAGCCTCTGAAGCTGGTCGTGGTCGGGGCGGGCGCCTCCGGGATCCTGACCGCCGTCCATGTCGCCGAGGAGGCCGCACGGACCCGCGCGCCGGTGGAACTCACGCTGGTCGACCCCGGTCCGCGGGACGCCGCGGGCGTGGCGTTCTCCACCGCGAACCCGCGTCACCTGCTCAACGTGCCGGCCGGCGGCATGAGTTGCCTGCCCGACCGGCCCGACCACTTCGTCCGCTGGCTGGTCCGCGAGCGGATGCCCACCGCGACCGGGCGGACCTTCGCGCCCCGCCGCCACTACGGCGACTACCTCCTCGCCACTCTCGCCGCCCGCGTCGAACGCGCCCGCGGCCCGCTCGCCTTCCGGCGCCGGTCCGCCCGTGCCGTGGCCTGCTCGGTGCACGGGGGACGGGCGCGGGTACGGCTGTCCGACGGGGCCTGGCTGACCGCCGACGCCGTGGTGATCGCCACCGGCCCACTGGCCGGCCGGGCATCCTGGGCGCCCGCAGAGCTGCGGGAGTCCGGACGGTTCGTGACCGACCCCTGGGCGCCCGGCGCGCTCGACGGACCGCTCGCGGACGGCCGGGAGGTCCTGCTGGTCGGCGCGGGCCTGACCGCCGTGGACGTCGCCCTCGCGCTGGACCGCCCGGGACGCACCGTGCACGCCCTGTCCCGGCACGGAAGACTGCCCCGGCGCCACGCCCTCGTCCCCCTGCCGCCGATGGCCCCGGCCGAGCCGCTGACGGGGCTGCCGCTGTGCCAGCTGCGCCCGGCCGTGCTGCGGCACATCCGGCGCGTGACGGACGAACTGGGCGACTGGCGGCCGGCGTTCGACGGCCTGCGCCCGCTGGTCTCCCGGCTGTGGGCCGGACTCGACGACGAGGAGCGGGCGGAGTTCCTGCGCAGCCACCGCCACCTCTGGGAGATCCACCGGCACCGGATGGCGCCCGAGACGGCCGAGACCGTCACCCGGCTGCGCACCGCCGGGCGGCTGCGCCTGCACACGGGCGAGGTCACGGCGGCCCGGCGGGACGGCGACGTGCTCACCGTGACGGTCACCGGCTCCCGGGAACTCGGCGCGGGCTGGGTGGTGGACTGCACCGGCCAGGGCCTGCGGGTCGTCGAGTCCCGTGACCCCCTGCTGAGCTGCCTGGTCTCCTCCGGGTTGGCCCTGCCCGGCCCGCTCGGGATCGGGCTCGCCACCACCGCCGAGGGGCGGCTGCGGGCCCGGGACGGAGCCGTCGTGCCGCTGTGGACGCTGGGCGCGCACCGGCGCGGCGACCTCTGGGAGAGCACCGCCGTACCCGAAATCCGGGAGCAGGCAGCCGCGTTGGCGCGGACGTTGCTGAAGTCCCGTTCGACGGCCACACGTGCGATCGCGCGTGCCGAGCGCGCCCGTCCGGTGCCGGTGCCCGCCCGGCCGGGGGCCACGGTGTGGCTGACCGGGCTGCCCGGCGCGGGTACGAGCGGCATCGCCGCCGAACTGGCCGCGCGCATACGGGCCGAGGGCCACCGGGTGGAGGTCCTGGACGGTGACGAGATCGGCGCGGGCCTCCCGGCGGGACCCGCCTCCGTTCGCGAGGACCGGGATGCGCGTGTACGGCGGGTCGGCATGGTCGCGGAGGTGCTCGCGCGCAACGGCGTCATCGTCCTGGTGCCGGACCGCGCGCCCGGTCGCGGCGCACGGGACGGCGTCCGGCTGCGTCACGACCTCGCCCGCGTCCCGTTCCTGGAGGTCCACGTCGCCGCGCCCGTGGCGGCCCCCGCCGCCCGGGAGGCCGGAAGTCCCCACACCCGGCGGGCGGCGGGCGCACCGGCCGGCGCGGCGGGCGTGACCGGCCTGGCCGACGACCCGTACGAGCCGCCGGACTGCCCGGAACTGCGGCTGGAGTCCCACTGGCGGACCCCCGCCGAGTCGGCGGACGCGGTGCACGCCCTGCTCACCGAACGGGGGCTGTTCTGA
- a CDS encoding chaplin, translating to MIALAAASGAMALAGTAYADSTADGAAVGSPGLISGNGIQLPVHVPVNVCGNTVNVVGLLNPAMGNSCANKGGTATKGHEGGSTTGGGATAAGVEKGSPGVVSGNGIQLPVDLPVNVSGNTVDVVGIGNPVFGNHSENTSSTHSTPPVTPPRSTPPVHSKPPARPQAPSVPEPAPSVAVHQPTGALAQTGADGTLTAAVTGAASLIGGAALYRRFRPGASR from the coding sequence GTGATCGCCCTCGCGGCCGCCTCGGGCGCGATGGCTCTGGCCGGGACGGCGTACGCCGACTCCACAGCGGACGGGGCCGCGGTCGGCTCGCCCGGGCTGATCTCCGGCAACGGGATCCAGCTTCCGGTGCACGTCCCGGTGAACGTGTGCGGGAACACCGTGAACGTGGTGGGGCTCCTCAACCCCGCGATGGGCAACAGCTGCGCCAACAAGGGCGGCACCGCCACCAAGGGCCACGAGGGCGGTTCCACGACGGGGGGCGGAGCCACGGCCGCCGGAGTGGAGAAGGGCTCGCCGGGTGTCGTCTCCGGCAACGGCATCCAGTTGCCGGTCGACCTGCCGGTCAACGTCAGCGGCAACACCGTGGACGTGGTGGGGATCGGCAACCCCGTCTTCGGGAACCACTCCGAGAACACGTCGAGCACCCACTCCACCCCGCCCGTCACACCCCCGCGGAGCACTCCGCCGGTGCACTCCAAGCCCCCGGCCCGCCCCCAGGCGCCCTCGGTGCCGGAGCCCGCGCCGTCCGTGGCCGTGCACCAGCCGACGGGCGCGCTCGCCCAGACCGGCGCCGACGGCACCCTCACGGCCGCCGTCACCGGCGCCGCCTCCCTGATCGGCGGCGCGGCCCTGTACCGGCGCTTCCGCCCCGGCGCGTCGCGCTGA
- a CDS encoding NUDIX hydrolase family protein yields the protein MTETTPGWLTTDELEMARARMPILYVEAVPVRVDDSGEVTSIGLLLRIGPDGTVSRTLVSGRVLHHERVRDALLRHLEKDLGPVALPRVPASLQPFTVAEYFPTAGITPYHDPRQHAVSLAYVVPVTGDCRPRQDALDLVWFSPQEAASAAVQNEMPGGHGVLLKQALAHVGLAF from the coding sequence ATGACCGAGACCACACCCGGCTGGCTGACCACGGACGAGCTGGAGATGGCCAGGGCCCGGATGCCGATCCTGTATGTCGAGGCCGTGCCCGTACGGGTGGACGACAGCGGCGAAGTCACCAGCATCGGGCTGCTGTTGCGCATCGGCCCGGACGGTACGGTCAGCCGGACCCTGGTCTCCGGGCGGGTGCTGCACCACGAGCGGGTCCGTGACGCGCTGCTGCGCCATCTGGAGAAGGACCTCGGCCCGGTGGCCCTGCCCCGGGTGCCCGCCTCGCTCCAGCCGTTCACGGTCGCCGAGTACTTCCCGACGGCCGGTATCACGCCGTACCACGACCCGCGTCAGCACGCGGTGTCCCTCGCCTACGTGGTCCCCGTCACCGGTGACTGCCGTCCGCGTCAGGACGCCCTGGACCTGGTGTGGTTCAGCCCCCAGGAGGCCGCGTCGGCCGCCGTGCAGAACGAGATGCCGGGCGGCCACGGCGTACTGCTGAAGCAGGCCCTGGCCCACGTGGGCCTGGCCTTCTGA
- a CDS encoding amidohydrolase family protein, whose protein sequence is MAPTGPVHEALAELELVDHHCHGAVTADLAFHEFESLLTEGAAWPGVSPFDSPVGIAVRRHSAPLLDLPRHAPPDAYVARRTALGGQEVNRRFLSAAGVGTFCVDTGYAPHPVTSPAELARAAGAVACEVVRLEQLAEAVAARGVEAGEYAAALRAAAEAAVRRPGVVAVKSVAAYRTGFALDPRRPADAEVTVAAGRWLAAGGGRLADPVLVRHLLWTAVDLGLPLQLHTGFGDADVRLHRADPALLTDWLHRVAGTIPVLLLHCWPYQRQAAYLAAVFERVYLDVGLALHHTGPARARAVLEEALEITPFRKLLYSSDAYGLAEFHHLGALCFRLGLAELLQSRVDADELTLPDALRIATWTGRDNARRIYGPPVSEPVRDPRGRPTRKV, encoded by the coding sequence ATGGCGCCCACCGGGCCGGTCCACGAGGCGCTGGCCGAGCTGGAGCTGGTGGACCACCACTGCCACGGCGCGGTGACCGCCGACCTCGCCTTCCACGAGTTCGAGTCCCTGCTCACCGAGGGCGCGGCCTGGCCCGGCGTCTCGCCCTTCGACAGCCCGGTGGGCATCGCCGTACGACGGCACTCGGCACCCCTGCTGGACCTCCCCCGGCACGCGCCGCCGGACGCCTACGTGGCCCGGCGCACGGCGCTCGGCGGGCAGGAGGTGAACCGGCGGTTCCTGTCCGCCGCGGGCGTCGGGACGTTCTGCGTGGACACCGGCTACGCCCCGCACCCCGTCACCTCCCCCGCCGAACTGGCCCGCGCGGCGGGCGCGGTGGCGTGCGAGGTGGTTCGGCTGGAGCAGCTCGCGGAGGCGGTGGCCGCGCGGGGCGTGGAGGCCGGCGAGTACGCGGCCGCCCTCCGCGCGGCGGCCGAGGCGGCGGTGCGGCGGCCGGGAGTGGTGGCGGTGAAGTCGGTCGCCGCCTACCGCACCGGGTTCGCCCTCGATCCCCGGCGGCCCGCGGACGCGGAGGTGACCGTCGCCGCCGGCCGCTGGCTCGCCGCCGGCGGTGGCCGGCTGGCGGACCCGGTCCTGGTCCGTCACCTGCTGTGGACCGCCGTCGACCTGGGTCTGCCCCTGCAACTGCACACCGGGTTCGGCGACGCGGACGTACGGCTGCACCGGGCGGACCCCGCGCTGCTCACCGACTGGCTGCACCGCGTCGCCGGCACCATCCCCGTCCTGCTGCTTCACTGCTGGCCGTACCAGCGTCAAGCCGCTTACCTGGCCGCGGTGTTCGAGCGGGTGTACCTGGACGTGGGGCTGGCCCTGCACCACACCGGTCCGGCGCGGGCCCGGGCGGTGCTGGAAGAGGCCCTGGAGATCACCCCGTTCCGCAAACTGCTGTACAGCTCCGACGCGTACGGGCTGGCCGAATTCCACCACCTGGGCGCCCTCTGCTTCCGCCTGGGCCTAGCCGAGTTGCTGCAAAGCCGGGTGGACGCCGACGAGTTGACCCTGCCAGACGCCCTGCGGATCGCGACCTGGACGGGCCGCGACAACGCCCGCAGGATCTATGGACCACCCGTGTCCGAACCGGTCCGCGATCCCCGCGGCCGCCCCACCCGGAAAGTATGA
- a CDS encoding glutamine synthetase family protein, whose amino-acid sequence MTTLADPVPGGRPADLCRVAPLTAALTAQGVRGIVLAYVDTAGVTRVKTIPTARLEAAVSWGVGMSPVFDTFLADDSVVTTDVLGSPDGDLRLYPDLDHLVVLAGQPGWAWAPVDRITQEGDRHPGCARTFLRRTVAEAAERHGLGFKAAIEVEWALGLGSAPAGEFVPAVSGPAYGAIRQVELSDCLADLLAALAAQGVDVDQVHPEYAAGQFELSTGALDPVAAADRSLLVRQTIRAVAGRHGLRVSFSPAVLAGSVGNGGHVHLSCWRDGVNLHAGGEGRYGLTPDAESFAAGVLARLPALTAVTAPSPASYLRLRPSQWAGVFTAWGRETREAALRLVTGTTGRRHQDANLEVKPVDLAANPHLALGCLLAAGLDGLAAGLRLPEEITGDPARYGADEAAALGVRRLPASLPEAVREFRGDEVLRAALGPVLADAVSAVRLGEAAAVEGLDDAQVAAAYRWTY is encoded by the coding sequence ATGACCACGCTTGCCGACCCCGTGCCCGGCGGGCGCCCCGCCGATCTGTGCCGGGTCGCCCCGCTCACCGCCGCCCTCACCGCCCAGGGGGTGCGCGGCATCGTCCTGGCCTATGTGGACACGGCCGGCGTCACCCGGGTGAAGACGATCCCGACGGCCCGGCTGGAGGCCGCCGTCTCCTGGGGCGTCGGGATGTCCCCGGTGTTCGACACCTTCCTCGCCGACGACTCGGTCGTCACCACCGACGTCCTCGGCTCCCCCGACGGCGACCTGCGGCTCTACCCGGACCTCGACCACCTGGTGGTGCTGGCCGGACAGCCCGGCTGGGCGTGGGCGCCGGTGGACCGGATCACCCAGGAGGGCGACCGGCACCCCGGCTGCGCCCGCACCTTCCTGCGCCGTACCGTCGCGGAGGCGGCCGAGCGGCACGGGCTCGGCTTCAAGGCGGCGATCGAGGTCGAGTGGGCGCTCGGGCTCGGCTCGGCGCCCGCCGGGGAGTTCGTGCCGGCGGTGTCCGGACCGGCGTACGGCGCGATCCGGCAGGTGGAACTGAGCGACTGCCTCGCCGACCTGCTGGCCGCGCTCGCCGCCCAGGGCGTGGACGTCGACCAGGTCCACCCCGAGTACGCGGCCGGGCAGTTCGAGCTGTCCACGGGCGCGCTGGACCCGGTGGCGGCGGCCGACCGCAGCCTGCTGGTGCGGCAGACGATCCGGGCGGTGGCCGGGCGGCACGGCCTGCGGGTGTCGTTCTCCCCGGCGGTCCTCGCCGGGAGCGTCGGCAACGGCGGCCATGTGCACCTGTCCTGCTGGCGCGACGGGGTGAACCTGCACGCGGGCGGCGAGGGCCGGTACGGCCTGACGCCCGACGCGGAGTCCTTCGCGGCCGGCGTCCTCGCCCGGCTGCCCGCGCTGACGGCGGTCACCGCGCCCAGCCCGGCCAGCTATCTGCGGCTGCGCCCCTCCCAGTGGGCGGGGGTGTTCACGGCGTGGGGCCGCGAGACCCGGGAGGCGGCGCTGCGCCTGGTCACCGGCACCACGGGCCGCCGGCACCAGGACGCCAACCTGGAGGTGAAGCCGGTCGACCTGGCCGCCAACCCGCATCTGGCGCTCGGCTGTCTGCTCGCCGCCGGACTCGACGGACTCGCGGCCGGTCTGCGGCTCCCCGAGGAGATCACCGGCGACCCGGCCCGCTACGGCGCGGACGAGGCGGCGGCGCTCGGGGTGCGGCGGCTGCCCGCGTCGCTGCCCGAGGCGGTGCGGGAGTTCCGCGGCGACGAGGTGCTGCGGGCCGCGCTCGGACCGGTCCTCGCGGACGCGGTGAGCGCCGTGCGGCTCGGCGAGGCGGCGGCCGTCGAGGGCCTGGACGACGCTCAGGTGGCGGCGGCCTACCGCTGGACGTACTGA
- a CDS encoding SAM-dependent methyltransferase, whose product MTAGHPHGRGASDVTDGDAVTAGPARLDTSVAHNARVWNYWIGGKDHYEVDQRVGDQVAGMFPVIREVARADREFLARAVRFVTAEQGVRQFLDVGTGLPTVENTHEIAQRIAPEARVVYVDNDPIVLVHARSLLTSSPEGVTDYVDADVHDPDAILRRAADTLDLDRPVALMMLGILNFVLDADEARDIVRRLMAALPSGSHLVLTHPTTDPGAGGEGNAAAMEFWNAHATPPITARGRAEIASFLDGLDVVEPGLVPCSQWRAGPGAEAVPQLGAVAVKP is encoded by the coding sequence ATGACGGCGGGCCATCCGCACGGGAGAGGGGCGAGTGACGTGACCGACGGTGACGCCGTGACGGCCGGACCGGCGAGGCTGGACACCTCCGTGGCGCACAACGCCCGGGTGTGGAACTACTGGATCGGCGGCAAGGACCACTACGAGGTGGACCAGCGGGTCGGCGACCAGGTCGCCGGGATGTTCCCGGTGATCCGGGAAGTGGCCCGCGCGGACCGGGAGTTCCTGGCGCGGGCGGTGCGCTTCGTCACCGCCGAGCAGGGCGTGCGGCAGTTCCTGGACGTGGGCACCGGCCTGCCCACCGTGGAGAACACCCACGAGATCGCGCAGCGCATCGCCCCCGAGGCGCGGGTGGTGTACGTCGACAACGATCCGATCGTGCTGGTGCACGCCCGCTCGCTGCTGACCAGCTCCCCCGAGGGCGTCACGGACTACGTGGACGCCGATGTGCACGACCCGGACGCCATCCTCCGGCGCGCCGCCGACACCCTGGACCTGGACCGGCCGGTCGCGCTGATGATGCTGGGCATCCTGAACTTCGTCCTGGACGCCGACGAGGCCCGGGACATCGTGCGGCGGCTGATGGCGGCGCTGCCCTCCGGCAGCCATCTGGTGCTCACCCACCCCACCACCGACCCCGGGGCGGGCGGCGAGGGCAACGCCGCCGCGATGGAGTTCTGGAACGCCCACGCCACCCCGCCGATCACCGCCCGCGGCCGCGCCGAGATCGCCTCCTTCCTGGACGGCCTCGACGTGGTGGAACCGGGCCTGGTGCCCTGCTCCCAGTGGCGCGCCGGCCCGGGCGCCGAAGCCGTGCCGCAGCTCGGCGCGGTCGCCGTGAAACCCTGA
- a CDS encoding Cof-type HAD-IIB family hydrolase encodes MPVTPTPLLDIPGLPAGPVDIRLVVTDMDGTLLDDAKRIPDGLWPMLAELRRRGVLFSPASGRQYATLVRQFEDVADGMVFIAENGTYVVRDGAELSSDPLDRSVAAGVARAVRRLGADGGDAGAVVCGKRAAYVERTDEAFLAQVRRYYVEHRVVDDVTAVDDDFIKVAVFDFGSAERSTAPALAPFADTHQVVVSGEHWVDVMNRTANKGTALRGLQRALGITPAQTMVFGDYLNDLEMLDAADWSFAMSNAHPEVIRRARHLAPSNNDNGVLRTIARVLGL; translated from the coding sequence ATGCCCGTCACGCCCACGCCCCTCCTCGACATCCCCGGTCTGCCCGCCGGTCCCGTGGACATCCGCCTCGTCGTCACCGACATGGACGGGACCCTGCTGGACGACGCCAAACGGATACCGGACGGCCTGTGGCCGATGCTCGCCGAGCTGCGCCGGCGCGGGGTGCTGTTCAGCCCGGCGAGCGGGCGCCAGTACGCCACGCTCGTACGGCAGTTCGAGGACGTCGCCGACGGCATGGTGTTCATCGCGGAGAACGGCACCTATGTCGTGCGCGACGGCGCCGAGCTGAGCTCGGACCCCCTGGACCGCTCCGTCGCGGCCGGGGTCGCCCGGGCGGTACGGCGGCTCGGCGCGGACGGCGGCGACGCGGGCGCCGTCGTCTGCGGCAAGCGGGCCGCGTACGTGGAGCGGACCGACGAGGCGTTCCTGGCACAGGTGCGCCGCTACTACGTCGAGCACCGCGTCGTCGACGACGTCACCGCGGTGGACGACGACTTCATCAAGGTCGCCGTCTTCGACTTCGGCTCCGCCGAACGCTCCACCGCCCCCGCGCTCGCCCCGTTCGCCGACACCCACCAGGTCGTCGTCTCCGGCGAGCACTGGGTGGACGTGATGAACCGCACCGCGAACAAGGGCACCGCCCTGCGGGGGCTCCAGCGCGCCCTCGGCATCACCCCGGCCCAGACCATGGTCTTCGGCGACTACCTCAACGACCTCGAGATGCTCGACGCCGCCGACTGGTCCTTCGCCATGTCCAACGCCCACCCGGAGGTCATCCGCCGGGCCCGCCACCTGGCGCCGTCGAACAACGACAACGGGGTGCTGCGGACGATCGCCCGGGTGCTGGGGCTGTAA
- a CDS encoding endonuclease — MNRDERVVRELVSAYGRTYAEEAGIRLADTPQPLYRLLVLSLLLSARIRASVAVAAARALHEDRLDSPRRMADADWQQRVDALGRGGYRRYDERTATQLGDGAEQLDERWGGDLRRLHEEAHGDTGKLKRLLQEEPGIGPAGADIFLREAQRVWRELGPYLDGKALSGAERLGLPKDPAKLTKLAGDTEPAVLAAALVRAALDKGVAEDCLQRAS; from the coding sequence GTGAACCGCGACGAGCGGGTGGTGCGGGAGCTGGTGTCCGCGTACGGGCGGACCTACGCCGAGGAGGCGGGCATCCGGCTCGCGGACACCCCGCAGCCGCTGTACCGGCTGCTGGTGCTGTCGCTCCTGCTCAGCGCCAGGATCCGGGCCTCGGTGGCGGTGGCCGCCGCCCGCGCCCTGCACGAGGACCGGCTCGACAGTCCGCGCCGGATGGCCGACGCGGACTGGCAGCAGCGGGTCGACGCGCTGGGCCGGGGCGGCTACCGGCGCTACGACGAGCGCACGGCGACCCAGCTGGGGGACGGCGCCGAGCAGCTGGACGAGCGCTGGGGCGGCGATCTGCGCCGGCTGCACGAGGAGGCGCACGGCGACACCGGGAAGCTGAAGCGGCTCCTCCAGGAGGAGCCCGGCATCGGCCCGGCCGGCGCGGACATCTTCCTGCGCGAGGCCCAGCGCGTCTGGCGGGAGCTGGGCCCGTACCTGGACGGCAAGGCCCTCTCCGGCGCCGAACGCCTCGGTCTGCCGAAGGACCCCGCCAAGCTGACGAAACTGGCGGGAGACACCGAACCCGCCGTCCTCGCCGCCGCGTTGGTACGGGCGGCGCTCGACAAGGGCGTGGCGGAGGACTGCCTGCAACGGGCGTCGTGA
- a CDS encoding DUF3140 domain-containing protein, whose product MADALETEALWEDFHRVVNMTSAELAAWLRVRDAEVAAEPLPDQAGTETGRHVLAILQKRRTDLTEDDVRVMYEVVDTVGDLVDMENEPEPERAPEDTRRRHRLMTLGHDPLKPGP is encoded by the coding sequence ATGGCCGACGCCCTGGAGACCGAGGCGCTGTGGGAGGATTTCCACCGCGTGGTCAACATGACCTCGGCGGAACTCGCGGCCTGGCTCAGGGTCCGGGACGCCGAGGTGGCGGCGGAGCCGCTGCCCGACCAGGCCGGCACCGAGACCGGGCGGCATGTCCTCGCGATCCTCCAGAAGCGCCGCACCGACCTCACCGAGGACGACGTCCGGGTGATGTACGAGGTCGTCGACACCGTCGGCGACCTGGTGGACATGGAGAACGAGCCGGAGCCCGAGCGGGCGCCGGAGGACACCCGCCGCAGGCACCGGTTGATGACGCTGGGCCACGATCCGCTGAAGCCGGGGCCGTGA